A DNA window from Gorilla gorilla gorilla isolate KB3781 chromosome 19, NHGRI_mGorGor1-v2.1_pri, whole genome shotgun sequence contains the following coding sequences:
- the EFNB3 gene encoding ephrin-B3 isoform X1, which translates to MGPPHSGPGGVRVGALLLLGVLGLVSGLSLEPVYWNSANKRFQAEGGYVLYPQIGDRLDLLCPRARPPGPHSSPNYEFYKLYLVGGAQGRRCEAPPAPNLLLTCDRPDLDLRFTIKFQEYSPNLWGHEFRSHHDYYIIATSDGTREGLESLQGGVCLTRGMKVLLRVGQSPRGGAAPRKPVSEMPMERDRGAAHSLEPGKENLPGDPTSNATSRGAEGPLPPPSMPAVAGAAGGLALLLLGVAGAGGAMCWRRRRAKPSESRHPGPGSFGRGGSLGLGGGGGMGPREAEPGELGIALRGGGAADPPFCPHYEKVSGDYGHPVYIVQDGPPQSPPNIYYKV; encoded by the exons ATGGGGCCCCCCCATTCTGGGCCGGGGGGCGTGCGAGTCGGGGCCCTGCTGCTGCTGGGGGTTTTGGGGCTGGTGTCTGGGCTCAGCCTGGAGCCTGTCTACTGGAACTCGGCGAATAAGAG GTTCCAGGCAGAGGGTGGTTATGTGCTGTACCCTCAGATCGGGGACCGGCTAGACCTGCTCTGCCCCCGGGCCCGGCCTCCTGGCCCTCACTCCTCTCCTAATTATGAGTTCTACAAGCTGTACCTGGTAGGGGGTGCCCAGGGCCGGCGCTGTGAGGCACCCCCTGCCCCAAACCTCCTTCTCACTTGTGATCGCCCAGACCTGGATCTCCGCTTCACCATCAAGTTCCAGGAGTATAGCCCTAATCTCTGGGGCCACGAGTTCCGCTCGCACCACGATTACTACATCATTG CCACATCGGATGGGACCCGGGAGGGCCTGGAGAGCCTGCAGGGAGGTGTGTGCCTAACCAGAGGCATGAAGGTGCTTCTCCGAGTGGGACAAA GTCCCCGAGGAGGGGCTGCCCCCCGAAAACCTGTGTCTGAAATGCCCATGGAAAGAGACCGAGGGGCAGCCCacagcctggagcctgggaaggAGAACCTGCCAG GTGACCCCACCAGCAATGCAACCTCCCGGGGTGCTGAAggccccctgccccctcccagcATGCCTGCAGTGGCTGGGGCAGCAGGGGGGCTGGCGCTGCTCTTGCTGGGcgtggcaggggctgggggtgccATGTGTTGGCGGAGACGGCGGGCCAAGCCTTCGGAGAGTCGCCACCCCGGTCCTGGCTCCTTCGGGAGGGGAGGGTCTCTgggcctggggggtggaggtgggatgggacctcgggaggctgagcctggggaGCTAGGGATAGCTCTGCGGGGCGGCGGGGCTGCAGATCCCCCCTTCTGCCCCCACTATGAGAAGGTGAGTGGTGACTATGGGCATCCTGTGTATATCGTGCAGGATGGGCCCCCCCAGAGCCCTCCAAACATCTACTACAAGGTATGA
- the WRAP53 gene encoding telomerase Cajal body protein 1, with amino-acid sequence MKTLETQPLAPDCCPSDQDPAPAHPSPHASPMNKNADSELMPPPPEREDPPRLSPDPVAGSAVSQELGEGDPVSLSTPLETEFGSPSELSPRIEEQELSENTSLPAEEANGSLSEEEANGPELGSGEAMEDTSGEPAAEDEGDTAWNYSFSQLPQFLSGSWSEFSTQPENFLKGCKWAPDGSCILTNSADNILRIYNLPPELYHEGEQVEYAEMVPVLRMVEGDTIYDYCWYSLMSSAQPDTSYVASSSRENPIHIWDAFTGELRASFRAYNHLDELTAAHSLCFSPDGSQLFCGFNRTVRVFSTARPGRDCEVRATFAKKQGQSGIISCIAFSPAQPLYACGSYGRSLGLYAWDDGSPLALLGGHQGGITHLCFHPDGNRFFSGARKDAELLCWDLRQSGYPLWSLGREVTTNQRIYFDLDPTGQFLVSGSTSGAVSVWDTDGPGNDGKPEPVLSFLPQKDCTNGVSLHPSLPLLATASGQRVFPEPTESGDEGEELGLPLLSTRHVHLECRLQLWWCGGGPDSSIPDDHQGEKGQGGTEGGVGELI; translated from the exons ATGAAGACTTTGGAGACTCAACCGTTAGCTCCGGACTGCTGTCCTTCAGACCAGGACCCAGCTCCAGCCCATCCTTCTCCCCACGCTTCCCCGATGAATAAAAATGCGGACTCTGAACTGATGCCACCGCCTCCCGAAAGGGAGGATCCGCCCCGGTTGTCCCCAGATCCTGTGGCTGGCTCAGCTGTGTCCCAGGAGCTAGGGGAGGGGGACCCAGTTTCTCTCTCCACTCCCCTGGAAACAGAGTTTGGTTCCCCTAGTGAGTTGAGTCCTCGAATCGAGGAGCAAGAACTTTCTGAAAATACAAGCCTTCCCGCAGAAGAAGCAAACGGGAGCCTTTCTGAAGAAGAAGCGAACGGGCCAGAGTTGGGGTCTGGAGAAGCCATGGAAGATACCTCTGGGGAACCCGCTGCAGAGGACGAGGGAGACAC CGCTTGGAACTACAGCTTCTCCCAGCTGCCTCAATTTCTCAGTGGTTCCTGGTCAGAGTTCAGCACCCAACCTGAGAACTTCTTGAAAGGCTGTAAGTG GGCTCCTGACGGTTCCTGCATCTTGACCAATAGTGCTGATAACATCTTGCGAATTTATAACCTGCCCCCAGAGCTGTACCATGAGGGGGAGCAGGTGGAATATGCAGAAATG GTCCCTGTCCTTCGAATGGTGGAAGGTGATACCATCTATGATTACTGCTGGTATTCTCTGATGTCCTCAGCCCAGCCAGACACCTCCTA CGTGGCCAGCAGCAGCCGGGAGAACCCGATTCATATCTGGGACGCATTCACTGGAGAGCTCCGGGCTTCCTTTCGCGCCTACAACCACCTG GATGAGCTGACGGCAGCCCATTCGCTCTGCTTCTCCCCGGATGGCTCCCAGCTCTTCTGTGGCTTCAACCGGACTGTGCGTGTTTTTTCCACGGCCCGGCCTGGCCGAGACTGCGAGGTCCGAGCCACATTTG CAAAAAAGCAGGGCCAGAGCGGCATCATCTCCTGCATAGccttcagcccagcccagcccctctaTGCCTGTGGCTCCTACGGCCGCTCCCTGGGTCTGTATGCCTGGGATGATGGCTCCCCTCTCGCCTTGCTGGGAGGGCACCAAGGGGGCATCACCCACCTCTGCTTTCATCCCGATGGCAACCGCTTCTTCTCAGGAGCCCGCAAG GATGCTGAGCTCCTGTGCTGGGATCTCCGGCAGTCTGGTTACCCACTGTGGTCCCTGGGTCGAGAGGTGACCACCAATCAGCGCATCTACTTCGATCTGGACCC gACCGGGCAGTTCCTAGTGAGTGGCAGCACGAGCGGGGCCGTCTCTGTGTGGGACACGGACGGGCCTGGCAATGATGGGAAGCCGGAGCCCGTGTTGAGTTTTCTGCCCCAGAAGGACTGCACCAATGGCGTGAG CCTGCACCCTAGCCTGCCTCTCCTGGCCACTGCCTCCGGTCAGCGTGTGTTTCCTGAGCCCACAGAGAGTGGGGACGAAGGAGAGGAGCTGGGCCTTCCCTTGCTCTCCACGCGCCACGTCCACCTTGAATGTCGGCTTCAGCTCTGGTGGTGTGGGGGGGGGCCAGACTCCAGCATCCCTGATGATCACCAGGGCGAGAAAGGGCAGGGAGGAACGGAGGGAGGTGTGGGTGAGCTTATATAA
- the EFNB3 gene encoding ephrin-B3 isoform X2 produces the protein MSFLYSVTHLPTPSCNVSIRFQAEGGYVLYPQIGDRLDLLCPRARPPGPHSSPNYEFYKLYLVGGAQGRRCEAPPAPNLLLTCDRPDLDLRFTIKFQEYSPNLWGHEFRSHHDYYIIATSDGTREGLESLQGGVCLTRGMKVLLRVGQSPRGGAAPRKPVSEMPMERDRGAAHSLEPGKENLPGDPTSNATSRGAEGPLPPPSMPAVAGAAGGLALLLLGVAGAGGAMCWRRRRAKPSESRHPGPGSFGRGGSLGLGGGGGMGPREAEPGELGIALRGGGAADPPFCPHYEKVSGDYGHPVYIVQDGPPQSPPNIYYKV, from the exons ATGTCTTTTCTGTACTCAGTCACCCACCTGCCAACTCCCAGCTGCAATGTGAGTATCAG GTTCCAGGCAGAGGGTGGTTATGTGCTGTACCCTCAGATCGGGGACCGGCTAGACCTGCTCTGCCCCCGGGCCCGGCCTCCTGGCCCTCACTCCTCTCCTAATTATGAGTTCTACAAGCTGTACCTGGTAGGGGGTGCCCAGGGCCGGCGCTGTGAGGCACCCCCTGCCCCAAACCTCCTTCTCACTTGTGATCGCCCAGACCTGGATCTCCGCTTCACCATCAAGTTCCAGGAGTATAGCCCTAATCTCTGGGGCCACGAGTTCCGCTCGCACCACGATTACTACATCATTG CCACATCGGATGGGACCCGGGAGGGCCTGGAGAGCCTGCAGGGAGGTGTGTGCCTAACCAGAGGCATGAAGGTGCTTCTCCGAGTGGGACAAA GTCCCCGAGGAGGGGCTGCCCCCCGAAAACCTGTGTCTGAAATGCCCATGGAAAGAGACCGAGGGGCAGCCCacagcctggagcctgggaaggAGAACCTGCCAG GTGACCCCACCAGCAATGCAACCTCCCGGGGTGCTGAAggccccctgccccctcccagcATGCCTGCAGTGGCTGGGGCAGCAGGGGGGCTGGCGCTGCTCTTGCTGGGcgtggcaggggctgggggtgccATGTGTTGGCGGAGACGGCGGGCCAAGCCTTCGGAGAGTCGCCACCCCGGTCCTGGCTCCTTCGGGAGGGGAGGGTCTCTgggcctggggggtggaggtgggatgggacctcgggaggctgagcctggggaGCTAGGGATAGCTCTGCGGGGCGGCGGGGCTGCAGATCCCCCCTTCTGCCCCCACTATGAGAAGGTGAGTGGTGACTATGGGCATCCTGTGTATATCGTGCAGGATGGGCCCCCCCAGAGCCCTCCAAACATCTACTACAAGGTATGA